GATGGAGGCGAACTGTAAATATCCAGAAGCAAGAGGTCTAACGTATGCAGAATTCCCCACAAGGTTTGTTTGGGTACAAAAGACGAGAGAGTGGAAGCCACGTGACAAAGGTTTTGCAATAGGAAGGATTACATATGTTCCACGTAAATATGTTAATTCATACTATCTAAGAGTTTTGCTCAACATAGTTAAAGGCCCAAGGAGTTATGAAGAGATACGTACAGTCAAAGGTATTATTTATAAGACATATAAGGATGCATGTTATGCATTGGTATTATTGGATGATGATAAAGAGTATATCGAAGCAATTAACAAAGCCAGTTTCTGGGGAACAGGGAACTTTTTAAGAAAGCTATTTGCTATAATGTTATTTTCTAATAGTATGGCTATGCCTGTTAAAGTTTGTAACACAACATGGAGAATCTTGACAGAagatatattatacaaattaagaaaggaaaataataatcaaactaAGTTATGTTCTTCTTTGTTTATTATACTTTAGATTACGTTTGTGGTATTTAACCCCTTTTTGTCTTTAATATGACATACGAAGACTTAAAAAGCTTGGGATTagcaaaaatagagaaatatttgCGGAGGAACGGAAATTCGTTGGCTAATTTGAATGGGATGCTTCTTGCTGAAGACTTGGTtatggataaaaatattaaccatcTCATTATGGATGAGAAGTGCTACAATCGGGAAGAGTTAAAAGGCGAACATGAAAAGTTACTAGCAACGATAACAGATGAGCAAAAGCTTATTTATGATGAAATACTACATGCAGTAAATCATAAACATGGAGGTATGTTTTTCGTTTACGGTAATGGTGGGACAGGAAAAACATTTTTATGGAGGGTTTTAGGCTCTGCTCTTCGGTCAAGAGGGAAAATAGTCTTAAATGTTGCATCAAGTGGTATAGCTGCTCTTCTGTTGCAAGGGGGAAGAACAGCTCACTCTAGGTTTGGGATTCCTATTGCCGTCAATGAGTTTTCAACATGCTCGATAAGTGCTAGTTCACATCAAGCAGATTTGATTAAAGAGGCTGAACTCATTATATGGGACGAAGCTCCAACGATGAGTAAACACTGCTTTCAAACTTTAGATAGAACTATGAGAGATATACTCAAATGTGACAAGGTTTTTGGTGGTAAGGTAATCGTCTTTGGTGGAGATTTTCGGCAGATCTTACCAGTCATAGTTGGAGGCAATAGAGTGGAAACTGTGTTGTCAGCTTTGAACTTATCATATCTGTGGTCAAGTTGCAAAGTTAGGGAACTCACAAAGAATATGCGCCTTCTAGGGCGGAGATAATAATGAACTTGCAATGTTTTCAAATTGGATAGTGGATATAGGAGATGGGAAGATTAATGAGCCTAATAATGGTGAGATAGAGATTGATATTCCTGAAGATCTACTAGTATCAGAATGCGAAGATCCCATACGAGAGATTGTGAAAGAGGTATATGGAAATTCTTACACAAGAGAGCGTAACCCCAAATTTTATCAAGAAAGGGCTATATTGAGTCCACGGAACGAAGATGTTGACAAGATCGATGAATATATGTTATCTCAAATAAAAGGTAAATCTTTTGTCTGATgtttattttgtgtgttttaaagaAGTATTTTGTTTCATCTCAAATCATTAATGTTGATTATTTTATCTTGAATATTTGAATAGGTGAGGAGCGTTCATATCTCAGTTCAGATAGTTTAGATACTTCTAATACAAGTAAAATAGATGATATGGTGTACACTCAAGAATATCTAAACAGCATTAAGATCTCTGGATTACCAAATCATGATCTAAAGTTGAAAATCGGTGCACCTATTATGCTTCTTAGGAATATTGACCCTAAAGGTGGACTATGCAATGGTACAAGGTTACTTGTAACACAATTAGCAAATCACATCATTCAAGCCAAGTTTATAACCGGTGACAAAGTTGGCCAAAAAGTTTTGCTCCCAAGAATGTTCGCTTCTCCACCAGAAGCCAGATTTCCGTTTAGGATGAGACGAAGACAATTTCCTGTTGCTCTTGCTTTTGCAATGACTATTAATAAAAGTCAAGGTCAGACGTTACAAAAAGTTGGATTATATTTGCCGAGGCCTGTATTTTCCCATGGGCAATTGTATGTTGCTGTATCCAGAGTAACGTTGAGGATAGGATTGAAGATCTTGATAACTGATGAGAAAGGAAATCCCCAAAAAAGCACAATGAATGTAGTATACAAAGAAGTTATCCAAAACATTTACACTACATAGGTGTTTCAATGTGGTTGCcaagtaagtttttttattatctttaatatatacatattaacaGTTActtatgatatttatttaatacTGATGCTGACCATCTCTTCCCGCTACGCCCACCTCTACCTGACATGCTTGGTGTATCGTCTCCATCACCATCCTCTCGGCTGAACGCTTTCTTGTGCGTGTTATCTTTCCACTTCTTGTATATTGCACCTACTTTATTTGCTCCCACCTTGGCTCCACTCTCTGTCTTTATCTGTATTTAGTTATAAGAGAGCCTCAAGTTAGGACCATCAAACGTTCTTTAACCAAAAGACaaagtttcttattttttaattagagtACTAACCTTGCCACTGGCTGTTACACGATCTCCATTGTTCAACTTGATGTACTTCTTACTTTTCTGTTTACCCAAGAAAAATCCAGCTTAATAAGATTACAGTTTGGGACATTATTATGATGCATCTTAAATGTTTAATATTCTCAAAATCATTGTGCCCGGGTCTACGCGAGCTGGACTCCTAGTTTAAAATAATACAGCATCAATATGTAACTTTTTATATGACTTTTAATTAAACGAcatcaaagaaacaaaactgtTCCATAACCACTAAAGTCCTACTTTTAAGGAGAGGTATTATGAATGTAAAACGGAATTTTAGGAAGATGCcgtataaaaaaattcaaatttgtgtATAGATAGGTTTATTACGGTTAATATTCGCAAGGAAACTCCTATTTTTCAGCTAACCAAATCTATCCTACTAATCTCAATTTcgaattttgtatattttacgtAACCATTATAAAGGCCTATAGATATGCAACAAATAGATACTTTAATTTCTgagtatttaattaaaaaactaaaacattcgaggaatcaaaaatattattctcAAATCCATTTCTATTTTAACAAATCTAACCCATTATCCCGAAATATATGCATAACTCCTATATTGTtgccaaaatatttttgattttatctTAACTAAATAGCGTTTCCATCACCAGGCTGTGGTTATTATATATCCTTCCTACAGCCTATACTCTTATCACACTTCCTAAAATCAAAAGTCATGGACTTTATCGCTACAGAAATACCTTTAATCATGGAACTCACTGCTTTGGCTAGGGGTGTCAATTCGGGCTGGTCCGGCCCGGCCCGGCCAAAACTCGCTAAGCCCGTTGATATTTGAGCCTGGCTCAGCGTGGCCCGGAAATATTTTAGGCCTAGAATTCAATGTCCAGCCCGGTCCTTGTAGGGCTATAGGGCTTTTCGGGTTTTTTTTGggcttttcgaaaaataatttgtcattgtcaCTTCTATCGTTTTAGTAAtgtaaattttcattaaaaaaacagtatcattttttagttttaaaatataaagtaagtttaaactttttttctttatcaaaaatagtttagtttttcgtatgctttaaaaacatattataaacaaaccaaatttaataagatttaaataatcaaaaataaattaaaactaaatatattaaaaacaaaatttatgataaagaTGGTCAAACGTTTCATAATTTGTACTTGGAAACAAAAAACATGTTGTACATAAAAGAAGAATGTacatttgtaaaatttaaaatgtgacaCTTGTAATGATCAAACAATAAAGTGCATTTACAACTTTTATATGTGTTTTATTAGAGTTttggaataaaaatattaaaataatatgtcaatactaataatgattttgatttaagaatgataatatttaagctaaattataaaatttcgggttttcgggctGGTCCTAGCCCAAATGGGCTTAGGCCCAAAATACCCAAAGCCGAAATGGGCTTAGCCCGAAAAGCCCGATTTTTTTTGGGATTATAAAACTAAGCCAAGCCCGGTAATTTTTAGGGCTAGGCGGGCTCGGGCTGCGGGCTTCGACCCTAATTGACATGTCTAGCTTTGGCTGACATCAAACCATCCATGACAGAATATCGTGTACAAGTGAAGGTGCTCCATACCTGGAGGCAATACACAAAACTTTCATGAGAATCATTGGAAATCATTTTGTCCGATGCACAAGTGTATACTTTTGTATATGGCACAAGTGTATACTTTTACAACCTcacaaatttaatacaattatcaaaaattcttactaataatttttaaaaaataagttattccacaagttatctcactggttgaaactatgaaattgagattttttccagatctgtttgtCCAGATGACTTACAGGTAAGtcttctggctgtagacgacttacctggaagtcgtctggacaatgcagatgttagttttgcaattgacttttaatttatttttttctagacgacttacaggttAGTCGTCCAcctttgtttgataaaaaaaaaatcgagacgaCTTAGGGAaaatgggttagttttgcatttgaccggaatgtgtcagaaatttgactttttctggacgacttacaagttagACGTCTAGTAGAAATTTCTAGacaacttacatgtaagtcgtctcaggttagctttgcaattgaaatattaaacaaaaatgatttttttttctagacgacttacacggaagtcgtccgtccgacgacttacatataagtcgtccaggattttattccgagattctagtcaaaccttgcttatcttagacgacttacaggttAGTCGTCTAGGAAAAAACTTGATACGACtaacgtgtaagtcgtctagaaaaaacaatttttttgtttaataattcaattgcaaaactaacctgagatgacttacaagttagtcgtctagaaaaaacaaaatattaattttttaattttctactggacgactaacttgtaagttgtccaggaaaagtcaaatttctgacactttccggtcaaatgcaaaactaacccgtttttcctagacgacttacatgtaattcgtctcgattttttttatcaaacaaaggTGGACGACTAACCTGTTAGTCAtctaggttaaaaatcaattgcaaaactaacctaaatagACGACATCCTAGAACTCGTCCAGATGACCTCCGTGGAAGTcttctgcgtcaatgtttaataaactttcattttctctaaacctataaagaatttttaatatttttttgttaattcatgtatattagtcaatattagggctactgaatgaaatttataacttaattggtgatattaatgaggttaccaacattcacgttaattaaagtttctaactgatCCGAGACGACTTCAgtggaagtcttctacgctagttttttaagtcttctacgctagtttttgaataacttgtatattGAAGAGTGATAAgcaacttcaagatatgtaaaactcatattttcaaaatatgttttctcccttagttttacaaaatttgactaagtttttcaacacaagcttgtaaaaaatgtgatatgctttaactagttactattgtttgtttttatttcttaagtattattgttatagacaccaATGAtaattattgttatgagttcgaagaagggttaaaatgcttcttaaaatgctGTATCAATATGAGGCTACcaacattattatttattaagatGAAAAGAAGGCCATtgaagtttattattgcatatgtgacatccaaagataagaaaaatgctattgaagtatattatttcattgatttgtaaatgtgtaaacacatggTTAGTACATATtcttgggaaacattattactgattttacaaaaaaattcacaactaaaagaataGACATGCAAATaaaaaacagaccacaaacaaaactattataaatcattcctctacaaagacaaacttggactccacttgaaatggaagaagacttcgtcagaagacttcctggaagtcgtctttaagacttcctggaagtcgtctagcgcattatattttagacgactaataggtaagtcgtcctagaagtcttccagatctgaaaaacatgcatatcaaaaaacgttcaaatggcttaaaaacagagaaaatgaatggaagattcgataaatctacctttatagaacacacaaaaatacatatctaaaattaatagatctacctttaaatgagtggaagatgagaaccatctgattaaaaaactgcaataaaaagatagattagtgagaaagacatgagacaaaactgaaaaattcatgtaaagtttggtgttttcaagtcaaagagattagagtgggtttggagagttttagtttgggaaaaaagtaagaactttatacgacagaaagttaccaaatgaagaaaaatcagacctaaaaacttaccaaaacgctcagatctgttatgaaaggaAGAGACATAggagaagactccgtcagacgaattccaggaagttcagacgacttcctggaagtcatctggatgacttcctggaagtcgtctagcgcattatattttagatgagtaacaggtaagtcgtcccaggcgtcttccagatctgaaaaacctgcatatccaaatccagatctgaaaaacctgcatatccaaaaacgttcaaatgacttaaaaacagagaaaatgagtggaagattagataaatctacttttatagaacacacaaaaatacatatctaaaattgatagatctacctttaaatgagtagaagatgagaaccatgtgatgaaaacctgcaaaaacaagataaattactgagaaagacatgagacaaaaacaataaattgatgtaaagcttagtgtttataagttcaaagagattagagagaagttgaagagttttagaatgatgaacattacatttttgttgcagccatttgagagaaatagagagaatgtgtaattttttctttatataggaagacaaaaaatccaattaggttaaatatttttgattcagacgacttcctagacgactcACTTGTAAGTCACccagaagactttaatatttttagcgggaaactaaaatataagaCTTCTTAGAAGACTTACAAGTAAATCGTCTGGtttaattatttaagcgggaaaataatttttttaaaaaattttaggcgggacaATTTGGACGACTGACATGTAAGTcatttggtttaaattattcaccagacgacttacaagttagtCGTGTAGACCCTAAAcgtaacccctaaacttaattaactaactaaacacttcataaaatcaaattaaacttcaaaagtgtttactttacacaaaaataaacacttataGAATGATAATAAAGAGAGTATTTTTGAAGAAAAGCTGAACAGCTCACGGCGACTTTAAGGGCGATTGAGTGAACAGTTCCACAGCAATAATTCACGTCGACTTTTTTCAACAGCTCCGGCGCGACACTCTCCGTCGGTACCATTCAACGCGTTCGAGACGAGGCGACAAGGAAGACAAGATCGTGTTCTGTTCGTGATGAGATCGCCCTGTTGACTTCGCTACCCCGGTGAAGAAGACGACGACCCAAGCTCCACCACAGACCATCGATCCAAAGCTCGTGCGCTCACCACTCAGAGCTCGGAGTGATGGGTTCCTCACCACCGCCTGTTGACCCCGTTCTACAGTCCCCGGTGAAATCCTACTCCCAAGCTGCTACTCAAAGTTCACGTGATCTAGAAGGAAAACTAATAAACGTTATGCGTTTCTCACCGGTGGTGGATATACAAGGAGGTGTAGCATCTGTTGACCTGCCAGAAGAACTTCTCACTGAATCCAAACCTTTGTGGTCTGCATTTGTTATTGGACACTTCATGGGGGATGCTCCACACATCGGAAAAGTCCACGCCATAGTAAACCGCATCTGGTCATTCCCGGATAGATCAGCAAAGATAGATGCTCACTTCATCAGTCCACGTACGGTTCTCTTCCGCATTGATAACCAGCACCTGAAGGAGAGAGTCTTGAAGAGAACTTTTTGGCATATCGCGGATATACCTATTGTGGTACGAGGATGGTGTCCTAAAACTGCCTCTGCGCCACCTGATCTTACGGCTATTCCGCTATGGGTGGATCTCCAAGGGGTCCCGGACCACCTGTTCTCCGACACTGGTCTTGCCTTCTTTGGGGACACAATCGGCCGTACCGTCAAGCTTCACCGTAATACGGAACGATGCGTCCGTCTTGACGTTGCGCGTTTACTCGTGGTTATGAACCTAGAGGAACCTATACCTTCGACTATAAATGTCAGAGGATCTGGAGAGACAATCACTGTCAGCTACCCGTGGTTACCCCCACGATGCCTTGGATGTCAGTTATGGGGTCACACTGATAAAACATGCTCCAAGAATAAGCACATCAAAGATAAAACAGAAGGtgctaaagaaaaagaaaaggatcCCGTGGGTTCTGATACGGAGGCTCCTCTGACCAACTCGGCCAGGGAAACAGAGGTCTCAAAAAGTATTGACACTGACAAACCTGTGCAGGAGGTGGAGAACGTGGAAAAGACGGAAACTACAATAGACAAGGAGCATACCGAAGAAGACGGTAACATTAGCGTATCGGATAAGGAAGCGGGTAATAATGGTGTTTCTGAGAACGAAGAACCATGGCTTATGGTCCCACTGAGCTCGCCTTCTGGGAGTCGGAAACTTGAAAAGCCGGAAACAAGTAAGGTGCCCGAAGATCAAAGCAAAACCTCACCGTCCCGTTTCCATTTGCTACGCAAGGAGCTTGAGGAGGGTGAAATGGAAGATGAAGACGAAAGTGCAAGCTCCGAGGAGGAAAGCTCAGTCGAAATAAGGGAAACACTTGAGAAGAGGAAACAATTGGAGAAGGAAAAGTCTGGTAAGAACAAGAAGACCcagaaaaaaaaccaaaacacaACAGCGGGGAACAAAAAAGATCAATCCAAAGGTTCAAAGAACAAGCAAAACAATTATGTCTCCTCGCGGAGACACTAATGATATGATATCGTTATTTGCGTGGAACACAAGGGGCTTCAACAAAATGCGCAAACAAACGGCTCTATGTTCTTGGATTAAATCTACGAAACCTTCCTTCGGATGCCTTGTTGAAACTCGGGtatgagaagaaaacagtgTATCTATCCTAAACTCTGCTCTTCCTCACTGGAATTTCATTACAAACTATGAACACCACTATCTTGGAAAAATATGGGTCTGTTGGGCAGGAAACGTCTCCGTTAACCTTCTGTTTAAGAGTGACCAATGCATCACCGTGTGGGTAACCTCGGAAAGTGGGGAGAAATTTTTGTGCTCATGTGTTTATGCCTCCAACTTTGCTGCCGCCAGACAGCACCTCTGGAGTGAATTGGCTTACATAAAGGCACGGTATGTACTACCTGCAGTCCCATGGATTGTGATGGGTGACTTCAACGAAACGCTAGCTTCCTCAGAGCACTCAAGGGGATCCCTTTCAAACGCAGGCCTCCGGGGGATGCAAGCTTTCCAGTCTGCGGTTGCACACTGCAACCTCACCGACCTCACTTCAATTGGTCCTACATTCACATGGACCaataagaaaaaagagaatCCGATCGCAAAGAAACTGGATCGAGTTCTTGTCAATGACCACTGGTTGCACCAATTTCCGCAATCTTATGGAAGTGTGGAGCCTTCGGGCGTCTCAGATCATACACGTTACTGGGTTAGGCTAAACACTACCGCGATGGGGAAGAAGCGACCTTTCAAGTTTTTCAACTTTCTGGCCGATCATCCGGATTTTTTGGATACAGTTGCTGCGTCTTGGAACTCCACCGAACAGATCTTCCACTCCACGTCGGCGCTATTCAGATTCCACAAAAAGCTGAAACTTCTCAAACCCTTACTGCGGAGACTCAATCAAAACAGATTCGGTAACATACCAAAAAGAACTCAAAATGCTTTTGAGAAACTTTGCGAGAAACAAAGGTCGGCATTGCAGGACCCTACGAAAGCATCATTTACGGAGGCTGCAGATGCCATGAACGACTGGAACCATTGGGCATCGATAGAGGAAAGTTTTCTGCGTCAGAAATCAAGAATCACGTGGCTGCAACAGGACGATCAGAATTCCTTATTCTTCTTCAAAATTGTCCAGGGTAGAACATCCTACAACATGATACGACAGCTCACCTTACCTTCTGGCGAGGTAATCACTGACCTCCACAAGATCAAGGGAATTGCGGCATCACACTTCGAAAATTTCCTCAACCAATCCCCCCAAACGGTAGCGTTGACAAACTCAGCCCAACTAACTGACCTTTTGGATTTCAGATGCCCGGATCACACAGCACAGCTACTTACTCATCCTATTTCTGAAGCTGAGATTCGCAATGTATTGTTCTCCATGCCTTCTAGCAAGGCTCCGGGGCCAGACGGTTTTCCAGCTGATTTTTACAGAGCTTCATGGGATATCATAAAGAAAGACTTCATCATTGCAGTACAGTCCTTCTTCATGTTTGGTTTTCTTCCTCGAGGGGTCAATGCAACCATACTAACGCTTATACCTAAACATGGGGATGCAAGGGAGATAAAAGACTACAGACCAATAAGTTGCTGCAACATTTTATATAAAGTGATCTCCAAAATTCTTGCAAACAGATTAAAGGTGCTACTACCGGAGCTGATAGAACCGAATCAGTGCGCTTTTGTCAAAGGTCGTCTCCTGCTCGAAAATGTCTTGCTTGCTACGGAACTCGTCAAGAACTATCACAAGGAATCAATACAGCCACGAAGCGTCCTCAAGCTGGATATTTCAAAGGCTTTCGACTCTGTAAACTGGGTCTTCATCACGAGTACACTTCGAGCATTGGGTATCCCGGAAATGTTCATTCACTGGATCCACACATGTCTATCCAGTGCCACATTCTCTGTTTCTGTTAATGGTGAACTGGAGGGTTTTTTTGGAAGTGAGCGTGGCTTGCGACAAGGATGCGCTCTGTCTCCGTATCTGTTCGTCATTGCCGTAAATGTATTGTCACGAATGTTAAACAAGGGAGCTCTCTCTCAGCGATTTGGGTTCCATCCTCAATGCAGGAAGGTAAATCTTACTCACCTGAGTTTTGCGGATGATCTTATGATTTTCACAGATGGTGCAGTGGAGTCCCTTAAGGGGATATTCGAAATTCTAACTGAGTTTGAAGGTCTCTCCGGTCTGGTTATAAACCCGGCAAAATCCTCTATCTTCATGGCTGACCGGATTAGACAGGAGTTCAAGGACGAGGCTCATAGACTAGGTATTCCTACTGATTCCCTACCGGTGCGATATCTAGGACTGCCACTCACAACGAAAACAATGACCAAAGCAGACTACGAGCCACTCATTGATCAGATTCGTACTCGAATGGTTTCTTGGTCAAGTAGATGCCTCTCATATGCGGGACGGTTACAACTTGTAAAAACGGTCATTGGGAGCATTACAAATTTCTGGTGCTCGGTTTTTCGACTACCAAAGACCTGTCTCAATACAATCGAGGGGATGTGTGCGGCTTTTCTATGGTCTGGATCACCGAATACACACACAAAGGCAAAGGTTGTGTGGGAGGATATTTGCCGACCAAAAGATGAGGGCGGTTTGGGTATTAGACGACTAACGGATACTTCAAGGGTCTTCGCTCTAAGTTTGATTTGGAGGTTACTCACAAACTCTGGTTCTATGTGGGTGGCTTGGACGAAGACTTACTTGCTAAACACTCATAGTTTCTGGGATACCAAAGGCAACCACGCAGGATCTTGGATTTGGCGAAAACTCCTGAAGCTCAGGGACCAAGCGGCACCTTTCATGAAATCGGAGATAGGAAATGGTAAGGGTACCCTATTCTGGTATGAAAACTGGTTACCGGTGGGTAGACTTATTGACATTGCAGGTGCTTTAGGAACACAAGTGTTAGGCATCTCCCGCTATGCAACCGTCTCAGACGCTGCCTCTGGGGGACAATGGAACATACGTCGGTGTCGAGGCTGTCACCTACGGGCGATGATAGCCTGCATCAACTCTGTTCCAGCTCCAGCGGAGGATGCGGATGAGGATAGGACTCTATGGCGTCACGGAGATGGGGAATAcaaagagaaattttcgagCACCGAAACATGGGAGCAATTACGGGGTTCATACCCCAAATTACAATGGTGTAAAGTTGTTTGGTTTCGACAAAGCATCCCACGTTTTTCTTTCATCACTTGGTTGGCTTTTAAGGATAGGTTGGCGACAGGAACGAGAACAAGAGCTTGGGGTATTGTTCAACCTTGCCTCCTATGTGGAGAACCTGACGAAACTCGCGACCACCTATTCTTCGCATGCCCTTTTTCCTTTACGATTTGGCTCGACCTGGTGGAGTTCATACTGGGACCAAATGCAAATCCTGACTGGACAACAACTATCACCTCCATCACCTCTAATCGAAGGAAAGAGACGGACAGATGCTTGTTGAAGCTTGCCCTCCAGGCAAGCATTCATAGCATATGGCGTGAGCGGAACAGCAGGAGACACAACAACAATCCTACAAGCACTGGGCAGTTGGTTCACTACATCGACAAAACAATTAGAAACAGGTTATCTTCCCTCAGGCAAAGAAATCCTACCTTCTATGCCGAAACAATGCAGAGATGGTTCGAAAGGACATCTTGATCGCAATTTTTAAAAGCTTTCTTTATCCATATTATGTTTCATGTTTCATATGATGAATTGTGTTTCCtttgaaagaaaaaactaaagttgcctgtaatttttctttttgttgttaatcaatttaaaaattcaacaaaaaaaaaaacacttataggtaaaaatttaatttttcaagaaacatttaagctttccaaaatctaaccccaaaaatacatacaatactacaacatatgttgtcaaaccaTAAAACGAAAGAATATGATGATTAACTACTTTTACTCATCTATGATGAAAACTattgaattttattatatcttaatttacattacttaaaactgtttataattacatgattttaatttttcatttgtcaaaatatttttttttaaatttaaaaattatttttaagatcaactacacaagac
This region of Brassica napus cultivar Da-Ae chromosome C5, Da-Ae, whole genome shotgun sequence genomic DNA includes:
- the LOC106435695 gene encoding ATP-dependent DNA helicase PIF2-like, which produces MTYEDLKSLGLAKIEKYLRRNGNSLANLNGMLLAEDLVMDKNINHLIMDEKCYNREELKGEHEKLLATITDEQKLIYDEILHAVNHKHGGMFFVYGNGGTGKTFLWRVLGSALRSRGKIVLNVASSGIAALLLQGGRTAHSRFGIPIAVNEFSTCSISASSHQADLIKEAELIIWDEAPTMSKHCFQTLDRTMRDILKCDKVFGGKVIVFGGDFRQILPVIVGGNRVETVLSALNLSYLWSSCKVRELTKNMRLLGRR
- the LOC106435696 gene encoding uncharacterized protein LOC106435696, encoding MGSSPPPVDPVLQSPVKSYSQAATQSSRDLEGKLINVMRFSPVVDIQGGVASVDLPEELLTESKPLWSAFVIGHFMGDAPHIGKVHAIVNRIWSFPDRSAKIDAHFISPRTVLFRIDNQHLKERVLKRTFWHIADIPIVVRGWCPKTASAPPDLTAIPLWVDLQGVPDHLFSDTGLAFFGDTIGRTVKLHRNTERCVRLDVARLLVVMNLEEPIPSTINVRGSGETITVSYPWLPPRCLGCQLWGHTDKTCSKNKHIKDKTEGAKEKEKDPVGSDTEAPLTNSARETEVSKSIDTDKPVQEVENVEKTETTIDKEHTEEDGNISVSDKEAGNNGVSENEEPWLMVPLSSPSGSRKLEKPETSKVPEDQSKTSPSRFHLLRKELEEGEMEDEDESASSEEESSVEIRETLEKRKQLEKEKSGNVSVNLLFKSDQCITVWVTSESGEKFLCSCVYASNFAAARQHLWSELAYIKARYVLPAVPWIVMGDFNETLASSEHSRGSLSNAGLRGMQAFQSAVAHCNLTDLTSIGPTFTWTNKKKENPIAKKLDRVLVNDHWLHQFPQSYGSVEPSGVSDHTRYWVRLNTTAMGKKRPFKFFNFLADHPDFLDTVAASWNSTEQIFHSTSALFRFHKKLKLLKPLLRRLNQNRFGNIPKRTQNAFEKLCEKQRSALQDPTKASFTEAADAMNDWNHWASIEESFLRQKSRITWLQQDDQNSLFFFKIVQGRTSYNMIRQLTLPSGEVITDLHKIKGIAASHFENFLNQSPQTVALTNSAQLTDLLDFRCPDHTAQLLTHPISEAEIRNVLFSMPSSKAPGPDGFPADFYRASWDIIKKDFIIAVQSFFMFGFLPRGVNATILTLIPKHGDAREIKDYRPISCCNILYKVISKILANRLKVLLPELIEPNQCAFVKGRLLLENVLLATELVKNYHKESIQPRSVLKLDISKAFDSVNWVFITSTLRALGIPEMFIHWIHTCLSSATFSVSVNGELEGFFGSERGLRQGCALSPYLFVIAVNVLSRMLNKGALSQRFGFHPQCRKVNLTHLSFADDLMIFTDGAVESLKGIFEILTEFEGLSGLVINPAKSSIFMADRIRQEFKDEAHRLGIPTDSLPVRYLGLPLTTKTMTKADYEPLIDQIRTRMVSWSSRCLSYAGRLQLVKTVIGSITNFWCSVFRLPKTCLNTIEGMCAAFLWSGSPNTHTKAKVVWEDICRPKDEGGLGIRRLTDTSRVFALSLIWRLLTNSGSMWVAWTKTYLLNTHSFWDTKGNHAGSWIWRKLLKLRDQAAPFMKSEIGNGKGTLFWYENWLPVGRLIDIAGALGTQVLGISRYATVSDAASGGQWNIRRCRGCHLRAMIACINSVPAPAEDADEDRTLWRHGDGEYKEKFSSTETWEQLRGSYPKLQWCKVVWFRQSIPRFSFITWLAFKDRLATGTRTRAWGIVQPCLLCGEPDETRDHLFFACPFSFTIWLDLVEFILGPNANPDWTTTITSITSNRRKETDRCLLKLALQASIHSIWRERNSRRHNNNPTSTGQLVHYIDKTIRNRLSSLRQRNPTFYAETMQRWFERTS